From Anopheles darlingi chromosome 2, idAnoDarlMG_H_01, whole genome shotgun sequence, the proteins below share one genomic window:
- the LOC125950191 gene encoding REST corepressor, which produces MVLADRTSENVRNGRRSRGPSPNGHSGTAQSAAATAAAAAASAATATGGMATDTSSDEENSRKNGNTSKATKAKSEYEEKIRVGRDYQAVCPELIPQPDRKPEALNDRALLVWSPTKDIPDNKLEEYITLAKERYGYNGEQALGMLFWHKHNLERALMDLANFTPFPDEWTAEDRVLFEQAFQFHGKSFHRIRQMLPDKTIASLVKFYYSWKKTRSRTSVMDRQEKLKKNDSSENGSDHGSNEESDNDDKPSSTSASAGQNQAPNSTTTAAAAGASNQAVSNGGSSSNDTSESAATSLASAGATNENHSGTTDGLLSCTGCGVSCSEVHPTPQGKLCGSCHHHWRRTGVLRPTSGPSCMKKRARGSNILGKSGDSHKRRPPKGMYINHDDIVKLANSEQKIDDASGGVRKGIPNDDLLAGMDREIVKLLSQIQYNKQTVSGLKHDIDESLDALKPPEVSTARLNSRWNNEELMLAVQGVRKYGRDFQAIADTLGSKTEAQVRTFYMNYRRRFSLDAMLKEFEAKNSSAKEKSSGAGGGATVASGGATGNKSSASAKEEANANIATAAAEGQVESTKDDNGGADGDGDVEMIDQQTAIAIGTGSSGGGKEKLKTPSTTSEVEIMEVK; this is translated from the exons ATGGTGCTAGCGGACCGAACGTCGGAGAACGTGCGCAACGGTCGACGATCGCGCGGCCCAAGCCCAAACGGTCACTCCGGAACAGCGCAGAGCGCGGCGGCaacggctgcggctgctgcggcttcgGCGGCAACAGCCACCGGAGGCATGGCCACCGATACTAGCTCGGACGAGGAAAACT CTCGCAAGAATGGCAACACTTCGAAGGCAACAAAGGCTAAGAGCGAGTATGAAG AAAAAATTCGTGTTGGACGTGACTACCAGGCCGTTTGTCCGGAGTTGATACCTCAGCCGGATCGTAAACCCGAAGCCCTGAACGACCGCGCGCTGCTCGTATGGTCACCGACAAAAGACATTCCCGATAACAAAC TGGAGGAATACATAACGCTGGCTAAGGAACGGTATGGCTACAACGGTGAGCAGGCTTTGGGCATGCTGTTCTGGCATAAACACAACCTAGAGCGGGCCCTCATGGATCTGGCCAACTTTACGCCCTTTCCGGACGAATGGACCGCCGAGGATCGGGTACTTTTCGAGCAAGCGTTCCAGTTCCATGGCAAAAGCTTTCACCGTATCCGACAGATG CTACCTGATAAAACAATCGCTAGCCTAGTAAAGTTCTACTACTCCTGGAAGAAGACACGCAGCAGAACGAGCGTTATGGATCGACaggagaagctgaagaagaacgACAGCTCGGAGAATGGTAGCGATCACGGTAGCAACGAAGAGtcagacaacgacgacaag CCATCGTCGACCAGCGCATCTGCGGGGCAGAACCAAGCGCCCAacagcacgacgacggcggcagcggcgggaGCCTCCAACCAGGCCGTATCGAACGGTGGTTCGAGCAGTAACGATACGAGCGAAAGTGCGGCGACATCACTAGCGTCCGCCGGCGCCACAAACGAAAACCATTCCGGCACAACCGATGGGTTGCTCTCATGCACCGGCTGCGGGGTTTCATGCAGCGAGGTGCACCCGACACCACAAGGGAAGCTCTGTGGCAGTTGCCACCATCACTGGAG GCGCACTGGTGTGCTGCGGCCAACTTCCGGACCGTCCTGTATGAAGAAGCGCGCACGTGGCTCAAACATACTGGGCAAAAGTGGCGATAGCCACAAACGCCGCCCTCCCAAGGGCATGTACATTAACCATGACGACATCGTGAAACTGGCCAATTCGGAACAGAAGATCGACGacgctagtggtggtgttcgcaAGGGCATTCCAAATGATGATCTGCTGGCGGGTATGGATCGGGAAATCGTTAAACTTCTGAGTCAA ATACAGTACAACAAGCAAACGGTCAGTGGACTGAAGCACGATATCGATGAATCGTTGGATGCGCTTAAGCCACCCGAAGTGAGCACCGCACGCTTGAACTCTCGTTGGAACAACGAGGAGCTAATGTTAGCGGTGCAAGGTGTACGCAAATATGGTCGCGATTTTCAG GCAATAGCTGACACGCTTGGTTCGAAGACCGAAGCTCAAGTACGCACATTCTATATGAACTATCGGCGTCGTTTTAGTCTGGATGCGATGTTGAAAGAATTTGAAGCTAAGAATAGTAGCGCGAAGGAAAAGTCGAGTGGagccggcggcggcgccacAGTGGCCAGCGGAGGAGCAACTGGCAATAAGAGCTCGGCCTCCGCCAAGgaggaagcaaatgcaaacATAGCAACTGCGGCGGCGGAAGGCCAGGTGGAATCCACTAAAGATGATAACGGTGGTGcagacggtgatggtgatgtggaaATGATTGATCAACAAACTGCTATTGCGATCGGCACTGGTAGCTCTGGCGGTGGCAAGGAAAAACTTAAGACTCCGTCGACAACATCGGAAGTGGAGATCATGGAAGTGAAATAA